Proteins found in one Nitrosopumilus maritimus SCM1 genomic segment:
- a CDS encoding type 1 glutamine amidotransferase, whose product MLLIVDNGSIYTKNLTDFLTRKNIPFETKTPFTIDINSLSNYDSFILSGRRKNEKKINEINSKIVNYSMQNNSKLLGICYGAEILALTLGGTIKKSSSFQKGNETVKIFENDLTNNDSLLVFESHNFEISKLPKELVSIGESSNCKYEIIKHVNKPIFGTQFHPEMSLDGNNLIEQFCLL is encoded by the coding sequence TTGCTTCTAATTGTAGATAATGGTTCTATTTACACAAAAAATCTAACTGATTTTCTTACTAGAAAAAATATTCCATTTGAAACTAAGACACCATTTACTATAGATATCAATTCATTATCTAATTATGATTCTTTTATTTTATCTGGAAGAAGAAAAAACGAAAAAAAGATTAATGAAATAAATTCCAAAATTGTAAATTATTCTATGCAAAATAATTCTAAACTACTCGGTATATGTTATGGTGCAGAAATCTTAGCTCTTACTTTAGGAGGAACCATCAAAAAAAGCTCATCTTTTCAGAAAGGAAATGAAACTGTAAAGATATTTGAGAATGATCTAACAAATAATGATTCTTTATTGGTTTTTGAGAGTCATAATTTTGAGATATCAAAGTTGCCTAAAGAACTAGTTTCTATTGGAGAATCTTCTAATTGTAAATATGAAATTATCAAACATGTAAACAAGCCTATTTTTGGAACTCAATTTCATCCTGAAATGAGTCTAGATGGAAATAATCTGATTGAACAGTTCTGTCTACTCTGA
- a CDS encoding tetratricopeptide repeat protein, whose protein sequence is MEQEDHELLLPLVEEENICLPLPVNVVSKYWNIDLPMAEATETAKKYAGFNGSILIEGIESAERHGLICKIVHSSLNELKKIIDSGIPPIVILPGIPEVTQHASIITGYNNDEKTILHYIQTGNQEGEMQEGAIPEDVFEKEWCEEGKLLIVLAPEDIISSIKLENDSFDKSNRLCFESERQNILKNYSEAINSLNQAIELNPENSTALHLLGTMMNEQKSSECIKLYEKCLELNNRSYLTYNGLGNFYLKTNDFEKAEDCYTKAIEINPKRSAKIYKNRAYLREQQNKNNDAKDDLKNYLKYFPKAPDRGIIEQAIREL, encoded by the coding sequence ATGGAACAAGAAGACCATGAATTACTTTTACCTCTAGTTGAAGAAGAAAACATCTGCCTTCCATTGCCTGTTAATGTGGTCTCAAAATATTGGAATATTGATTTGCCCATGGCTGAAGCTACAGAGACTGCAAAAAAATATGCAGGATTTAACGGAAGTATACTAATTGAAGGAATTGAATCTGCAGAAAGACATGGATTGATATGTAAAATTGTGCATTCTTCTCTAAATGAACTAAAAAAAATTATTGATTCTGGAATCCCTCCAATAGTAATTCTTCCAGGAATACCTGAAGTTACTCAACATGCTTCAATTATTACTGGTTACAATAATGATGAAAAAACTATTTTGCATTATATCCAAACAGGAAATCAAGAAGGTGAAATGCAGGAAGGTGCAATTCCTGAAGATGTTTTTGAAAAAGAATGGTGTGAAGAAGGAAAGTTATTGATTGTACTTGCACCTGAAGATATTATATCTTCTATCAAACTTGAAAATGATTCTTTTGATAAATCAAATCGATTATGTTTTGAATCAGAACGACAAAATATTCTAAAAAATTACTCAGAAGCAATCAACTCTTTAAACCAAGCAATAGAATTGAATCCAGAAAATTCAACAGCACTCCATCTTTTAGGTACTATGATGAATGAACAAAAATCTTCTGAATGTATAAAACTTTATGAAAAATGCTTAGAGCTCAATAATAGATCATATTTGACGTATAATGGACTTGGAAATTTTTATCTAAAAACAAATGATTTTGAAAAAGCAGAAGATTGTTACACAAAAGCAATTGAAATTAATCCCAAACGTTCTGCTAAAATTTACAAAAATCGTGCTTATCTTAGAGAACAACAAAACAAGAATAACGATGCAAAAGACGATCTTAAAAATTATCTAAAATATTTTCCAAAAGCTCCTGATAGAGGAATTATAGAACAAGCAATTCGTGAATTATAA
- a CDS encoding S6e family ribosomal protein gives MANFKITISDTKGKSMSKELKDSDANPLLGLELGQETDASVVGLNGKLKLTGGSDKSGVPMRNDIHGAARKYVLLSKGVGLQDAEKGQRVRKLMRGNTVSEEIYQINCKFDGELPVEEAPAEDAPESAEEKSEDKKE, from the coding sequence TTGGCAAACTTCAAGATTACCATTTCCGATACCAAAGGAAAATCAATGTCTAAAGAGCTTAAAGATAGCGATGCTAATCCTCTCTTAGGACTTGAATTAGGACAAGAAACTGATGCTTCTGTTGTAGGTCTAAATGGAAAGTTAAAACTTACTGGAGGTAGTGACAAGTCTGGTGTTCCAATGAGAAATGATATTCATGGTGCTGCAAGAAAATACGTTTTGCTTTCTAAAGGTGTAGGTTTACAAGATGCAGAGAAAGGACAAAGAGTAAGAAAATTAATGCGTGGAAACACTGTTTCTGAAGAAATTTATCAAATTAATTGCAAATTTGATGGTGAATTACCTGTTGAAGAAGCTCCTGCAGAAGACGCACCAGAATCTGCAGAAGAAAAATCTGAAGATAAAAAAGAATAA
- a CDS encoding translation initiation factor IF-2 subunit gamma, protein MHWRETLPDWYIEKYGYQPCVNIGTAGHVDHGKTTLIQALTGSWTSVHSQELKRGITIRVGYSDAAFYKCKNCEEPLGYSTTPKCNNCGGESELSRVVSFVDSPGHESLMANMLSGSALMDGALLLVAANEKVPRPQTKEHLLALQTLGIQQIVVVQNKVDLLSYKEALANYQDITKFVKGSHAAKAPIIPISAQSGLNVDALIGSIESNIKTPDRDEKQDTVMHVLRSFDVNKPGTKLKNIKGGVIGGSLTQGIFNVGDEIEIKPGILNEKKKNYEPLVTEITSLGTAAGIVESVKPGGLVAIGTKLDPSMTRSDSFIGSVIGKPGTLPENSTKLKLDVTLFDSAVGTTEDIKVQPIQTGELLRVNIGTAPLLGKVTKVKSKNTEIELRRPACIFEGGNVALSRRIDERWRLIGAGIVG, encoded by the coding sequence ATGCACTGGAGAGAGACACTTCCTGATTGGTACATTGAAAAGTATGGGTATCAACCATGTGTTAACATTGGAACTGCTGGCCATGTAGATCATGGAAAAACTACTCTGATTCAAGCATTAACTGGTTCATGGACAAGTGTTCATAGTCAAGAACTAAAACGTGGAATTACAATTCGTGTTGGTTATTCTGATGCAGCATTTTACAAATGTAAAAACTGTGAAGAACCATTAGGGTATTCTACAACACCAAAATGCAACAATTGTGGTGGAGAAAGTGAACTATCTAGAGTTGTTAGTTTTGTAGATAGCCCAGGACACGAGAGTTTAATGGCAAATATGCTATCTGGTTCTGCATTAATGGATGGAGCATTATTACTAGTTGCAGCAAACGAAAAGGTTCCAAGACCCCAGACAAAAGAACATCTTTTAGCACTCCAAACACTTGGAATTCAACAGATTGTAGTAGTTCAAAATAAAGTTGATTTACTATCTTACAAAGAAGCACTAGCAAATTATCAAGATATTACAAAATTTGTTAAAGGAAGTCATGCTGCAAAAGCACCAATTATACCAATTTCTGCCCAATCTGGCCTAAATGTAGATGCATTAATTGGTTCAATAGAATCTAATATCAAAACCCCTGACAGAGATGAAAAACAAGATACAGTTATGCATGTTTTACGTTCTTTTGATGTAAACAAACCTGGAACTAAATTAAAAAACATCAAGGGAGGTGTTATTGGTGGTAGCTTGACTCAAGGTATATTCAACGTAGGTGATGAAATTGAGATAAAACCAGGAATACTAAATGAAAAGAAAAAAAATTATGAACCTCTTGTAACAGAGATTACTTCTTTAGGAACTGCTGCTGGAATTGTTGAATCTGTAAAACCTGGTGGCTTAGTTGCAATTGGAACTAAACTAGATCCATCAATGACTCGAAGTGACTCATTCATTGGTTCAGTTATTGGAAAACCAGGTACACTACCAGAAAATTCTACAAAACTAAAACTAGATGTAACATTATTTGATTCAGCAGTAGGAACTACTGAGGATATTAAAGTCCAACCAATACAAACAGGTGAACTACTTAGAGTGAATATTGGAACTGCTCCATTATTGGGTAAAGTAACTAAAGTAAAATCCAAAAATACAGAAATTGAATTACGAAGACCTGCCTGTATTTTTGAAGGTGGAAATGTAGCACTAAGTAGAAGAATTGATGAACGATGGAGACTAATTGGTGCAGGAATAGTTGGTTGA
- a CDS encoding PIN domain-containing protein — MVEVICDTSFLINLATRRIKNIDNLDVEIGTISFVVPEVVKTELSKLLKIPEKKYDIEKTLNFIKNFKTIPLSGSFADKELLEFIKSNNSIIGTMDKELKKQIKSVGSSVLSFSNDKIILES; from the coding sequence TTGGTTGAAGTAATCTGCGATACCAGTTTTTTGATAAATCTTGCTACTAGAAGAATAAAAAATATTGATAATCTTGATGTCGAGATAGGTACAATTTCTTTTGTCGTTCCTGAGGTTGTAAAAACAGAATTATCAAAATTACTTAAAATTCCTGAAAAAAAATATGATATTGAAAAAACATTAAATTTTATCAAAAATTTTAAAACAATTCCACTATCTGGTTCTTTTGCAGACAAAGAATTACTAGAATTTATAAAATCTAATAATTCTATTATAGGCACAATGGATAAAGAATTAAAAAAACAAATAAAATCTGTAGGTAGTTCTGTATTGTCTTTTTCTAATGATAAGATAATTTTAGAATCTTAG
- a CDS encoding YbhB/YbcL family Raf kinase inhibitor-like protein translates to MELESSSFENGGTIPKKFGYKNGNVSPSLIINDVPDSAKSLALVMDDPDAMGAVGKVWVHWVLWNIPTEVTKMDENSIPENSIEGETDFGEIGYGGPAPPDKEHTYIFKLYALDTALDLGKGSTKKDLENSIQDHIIAKAKLTGKYAPQ, encoded by the coding sequence ATGGAATTAGAAAGCTCATCTTTTGAAAATGGTGGAACCATTCCAAAAAAATTTGGTTACAAAAATGGGAATGTTAGTCCTTCTCTAATTATTAATGATGTTCCAGATTCTGCAAAATCTCTAGCTTTGGTCATGGATGATCCTGATGCAATGGGTGCTGTTGGAAAAGTTTGGGTTCACTGGGTTTTATGGAATATTCCTACAGAAGTTACAAAGATGGATGAAAATTCTATACCTGAAAACTCAATTGAAGGAGAAACTGACTTTGGAGAAATTGGTTATGGTGGACCAGCACCTCCTGATAAAGAACATACATACATTTTCAAACTATATGCACTTGATACTGCTCTTGATCTAGGTAAAGGTTCAACTAAAAAAGATCTTGAAAATTCTATACAAGATCATATTATTGCTAAAGCAAAATTAACTGGAAAATATGCTCCACAATAA
- a CDS encoding STT3 domain-containing protein, with product MNSDSTLISVGQFDLKLNHLLVIGILSLSFSISFLVRAQPAEWGWELHEFDPFFNYRATEYLVNNGVDAYFEWNDELSWYPWGRDVSESSQVALHLTAAVTYWMFGGGGNLYDFTILFPAIFGSLTTIVIFALVRVIGGTTAGLLSALLFSVSIPMLTRGAIGWFKSEPLGLFFAILSMYLLLSGINSKNQKIVIPKLVFSGFFIIMSLSAWGGNQFFIIPLAIFFLTLPFLRKDHKFLIWAIPIFSLSTIITSLGFERITSNFLIGLGGFALFVPTIFLVLCIIIQNKSNDKHKMRNGLIFLASFLIIISAFLLINTSEEFIPLPSHRYLNAINPFLTTDNALTDSVSEHATPTIHHSFLFHSVIMVFAGIGIWLMLSNSKNHFVIRNDMKSFSLLVGITGVYAASTFLRLEVFASVSVIILASLGISFLSKSLFSNKMKFSNLKNLVLTLSFGIGLITLLVIPITFVAPLNVFQVGDNPFTILNGGTTFGLANNDWNDSLEWIKNNTPENSVVAAWWDYGYWIQTKAERTTLADNSTLIDHVIEKIAKVFLSTPEQGWKTLQEMEADYIVIFIAGQRLNLDGNENQPVYILSGGGDESKKQWFMSIAGEPLEKYLQSDGISGTDHFWNNTTLGKMIPFELLGYVNFETNQQSLSYQPGFTAIYEKNIKFSMDDNGPLKLVYSSPSYDTPRGGALTGIFVYEINKDYIPTN from the coding sequence TTGAATTCTGATTCTACTCTAATTTCTGTTGGACAATTTGATTTAAAATTAAATCATCTCTTAGTGATTGGTATTCTTTCATTATCTTTTTCAATCTCTTTTTTAGTCCGTGCCCAACCTGCAGAATGGGGTTGGGAATTACATGAATTTGATCCTTTTTTCAATTATCGTGCTACTGAATATTTAGTCAACAATGGAGTTGATGCATATTTTGAATGGAATGATGAATTAAGTTGGTATCCTTGGGGTAGAGACGTATCTGAAAGCTCACAAGTTGCATTACATCTTACTGCTGCAGTAACTTATTGGATGTTTGGTGGTGGAGGAAATCTCTATGATTTTACCATACTTTTCCCAGCAATTTTTGGTTCTTTGACAACTATTGTTATATTCGCACTAGTACGTGTAATTGGCGGAACTACTGCAGGATTATTGTCTGCATTATTATTTTCAGTATCTATTCCAATGTTAACAAGAGGTGCTATTGGTTGGTTTAAATCTGAACCACTTGGTTTGTTCTTTGCAATTTTATCAATGTACCTTCTTTTAAGCGGTATTAATTCAAAAAATCAAAAAATTGTTATACCTAAACTTGTTTTTAGTGGATTTTTTATTATAATGAGTTTGTCTGCCTGGGGTGGAAACCAATTTTTCATAATCCCACTAGCTATCTTTTTCTTAACTCTACCTTTCTTACGAAAAGATCATAAATTTCTGATTTGGGCAATTCCAATTTTTAGTTTATCTACAATTATAACATCTTTGGGTTTTGAAAGAATTACATCAAATTTTCTAATAGGTTTAGGTGGGTTTGCATTATTTGTTCCAACAATTTTTCTTGTATTGTGTATAATTATTCAAAATAAAAGTAATGATAAACACAAAATGCGTAATGGTTTGATCTTCCTTGCATCTTTTCTTATTATCATTTCAGCATTTCTTCTAATAAATACCTCAGAAGAATTCATACCCTTGCCGTCTCATAGATATCTTAATGCAATAAATCCATTTTTAACTACTGATAATGCACTAACTGATTCAGTATCCGAACATGCTACACCTACAATACATCATTCTTTCTTATTCCATTCTGTCATCATGGTTTTTGCTGGTATTGGAATATGGTTGATGTTAAGTAACTCTAAAAACCATTTTGTTATCCGAAATGACATGAAATCATTTTCGTTACTTGTAGGAATAACTGGAGTTTATGCTGCTTCAACATTTTTGAGATTAGAAGTATTTGCATCTGTATCTGTTATTATCCTTGCATCCTTGGGAATATCATTTTTATCTAAATCATTATTTTCGAACAAAATGAAGTTTTCTAATCTAAAAAATCTAGTATTAACACTGTCGTTTGGAATTGGTTTAATAACATTATTGGTAATTCCTATAACTTTTGTTGCTCCTCTAAATGTATTTCAAGTAGGTGACAATCCATTTACTATACTTAATGGTGGTACTACTTTTGGGTTAGCCAATAATGATTGGAATGATTCTTTAGAATGGATAAAAAATAATACTCCTGAGAATTCTGTTGTTGCTGCATGGTGGGATTATGGATATTGGATTCAAACTAAGGCAGAAAGAACAACACTAGCTGATAACTCTACTTTGATTGATCATGTAATTGAAAAAATTGCCAAAGTTTTCTTAAGCACTCCTGAACAGGGCTGGAAAACTTTGCAAGAAATGGAAGCAGATTATATTGTTATTTTTATAGCTGGGCAAAGACTAAACTTGGATGGAAATGAAAACCAACCAGTCTATATTTTAAGCGGTGGTGGAGATGAATCTAAAAAACAATGGTTCATGAGTATAGCTGGAGAGCCACTTGAAAAATATCTGCAATCAGATGGAATAAGTGGAACTGATCATTTCTGGAATAATACTACATTAGGAAAGATGATTCCATTTGAATTACTTGGTTATGTTAATTTTGAAACAAACCAACAATCTTTATCATATCAACCTGGTTTTACTGCAATTTATGAAAAGAACATTAAATTTTCTATGGATGATAATGGTCCATTAAAACTAGTTTATTCATCTCCAAGCTATGATACCCCTAGAGGCGGGGCTCTGACTGGAATTTTTGTTTATGAAATCAATAAGGATTACATACCAACAAACTAA
- a CDS encoding RNA-protein complex protein Nop10: MRFQLRKCSKCFQYTLKEICPKCKEQTISAHPAKFSPDDKYMRYRLAERYN; the protein is encoded by the coding sequence ATGAGATTTCAATTAAGAAAATGTAGTAAATGCTTTCAATATACACTTAAAGAAATATGTCCTAAATGTAAAGAACAAACAATTTCTGCACATCCAGCAAAATTCTCACCTGATGACAAATACATGAGATATAGATTAGCTGAAAGATATAATTGA
- a CDS encoding translation initiation factor IF-2 subunit alpha, translated as MSTEIQEMPEQGEIVLATVTKVMDHGAYVTLDEYDNLQGFLHISEIAPGWIRSVNRFVKDGEKKVLLVKKVNPQRGDIDLSLKQVSKDQKKQKLKEVKKFEKGKTLLQNVQEKAKLSDEDIEKLEDSIYSKYDSVYDAFIEIGRNGIDSIKELKIPKKTTGVIEEICSKIKLPSVEIRGIMEITNSKSDGIEIIRKTLLDELKKDSTIDITYLGAPKYRLSITSEDFKSAEKSLKPIIADIQSKIEKKRGTFKFTREESKKTREN; from the coding sequence ATGTCTACAGAAATCCAAGAAATGCCAGAGCAAGGAGAAATAGTTCTTGCCACAGTAACAAAAGTTATGGATCATGGTGCCTATGTAACACTAGATGAATATGACAATTTACAGGGATTTTTGCATATTTCAGAAATTGCTCCTGGATGGATAAGATCGGTTAATAGATTTGTAAAAGATGGAGAGAAAAAAGTCCTTCTTGTTAAAAAAGTAAATCCACAACGTGGAGATATTGATTTATCATTAAAACAAGTTTCTAAAGATCAGAAAAAACAAAAACTAAAAGAAGTTAAAAAATTTGAAAAAGGAAAAACTCTGTTACAAAATGTTCAAGAAAAAGCAAAACTATCGGATGAAGATATTGAAAAATTAGAAGATAGCATTTATTCAAAATACGACTCAGTATATGATGCATTTATTGAGATTGGAAGAAATGGAATTGATTCTATAAAGGAATTAAAAATTCCAAAGAAAACAACAGGCGTTATTGAAGAAATATGTTCCAAGATTAAACTTCCATCAGTAGAAATTAGAGGAATCATGGAAATTACTAATTCAAAATCAGATGGAATTGAAATTATTAGGAAAACTCTGTTGGATGAATTAAAGAAAGATTCAACAATAGACATCACATACTTGGGTGCTCCAAAATATAGATTATCAATAACTTCAGAAGATTTTAAATCTGCGGAAAAATCATTAAAACCAATAATTGCAGATATTCAATCAAAAATAGAAAAGAAGAGAGGAACATTCAAGTTTACTAGAGAAGAATCAAAGAAAACTCGAGAGAACTAA
- the cobO gene encoding cob(I)yrinic acid a,c-diamide adenosyltransferase — protein sequence MSDGLTIVYTGKGKGKTTAALGLALRATGYNKKICMIQFIKGSWHYGEMDSTKKLEPGFEMVAIGKGFVGIVDDKSPKEDHEKVAKEAIRISNEKIQSGKYDIVILDEINYAVNLNLISVDNVLNLIKSKPDNIDLVLTGNYAKEEVIEIADLVTEMKEIKHPFQKGIKAKKGIDF from the coding sequence ATGAGTGATGGTTTAACAATTGTATACACAGGGAAAGGCAAAGGAAAAACAACTGCTGCTCTAGGACTTGCATTAAGAGCTACAGGTTATAATAAAAAGATCTGCATGATCCAGTTTATCAAAGGTTCATGGCATTACGGAGAAATGGATTCAACAAAAAAACTTGAACCAGGATTTGAAATGGTTGCAATTGGAAAAGGTTTTGTAGGCATAGTTGATGATAAAAGTCCAAAAGAAGATCATGAAAAAGTAGCAAAAGAAGCAATAAGAATTAGTAATGAAAAAATTCAATCGGGAAAATACGATATTGTAATTTTAGATGAAATCAATTATGCAGTAAATTTGAACTTGATTTCAGTAGATAACGTGTTAAATTTGATAAAATCAAAGCCAGATAACATAGATTTAGTTCTAACTGGAAATTATGCAAAAGAAGAAGTTATAGAAATTGCGGATCTAGTCACAGAAATGAAAGAGATCAAACATCCATTTCAGAAGGGAATCAAAGCCAAAAAGGGAATTGATTTCTAG
- a CDS encoding cobyrinate a,c-diamide synthase, with protein MKIPRIVLAGATSGVGKTSITCSIIYALQKQGYTVQPFKVGPDYIDPSYLSNISKNNAFNLDVWLMGKNHLLSSFISNSKSDVSVIEGVMGYYDGFGGDSNYASTHHVASITKSPVILILDASKTARSIAATALGFQKFHKNSRITGIILNKIGSKKHENLCRQALQKTKLPIVGVIPKNPNLNLESRHLGLFSTLDNKTLYNKIQKISKTISKNLDIEQIIKILKNTSHLQKISKPSHKKPKTTIAIALDTSFNFYYQDNLESLRREGALLKFFSPVNDTKIPKCDGLYIGGGFPEVLGSKLAKNQTMKKLIKNLAEDNLPIYAECGGLMYLTKSISSENKKYKMVGVFDAETYMTKRMKLNYTKGKINPSIISERSHSIQGHEFHYSKLNSVSTDSKFAYELEIGDGIKNHKDGLIQYNSLASYGHLYFDSFNYAENFVKNCIKYSRS; from the coding sequence TTGAAAATTCCAAGAATTGTTTTGGCAGGTGCTACTAGTGGAGTTGGAAAAACCTCCATCACATGTTCAATAATTTATGCACTTCAAAAACAAGGGTATACTGTTCAACCATTCAAGGTGGGACCTGATTATATAGATCCAAGTTATCTTTCAAATATTTCAAAAAATAATGCATTCAACTTAGATGTTTGGTTGATGGGAAAAAACCATTTGTTATCAAGCTTTATTTCAAATTCAAAATCTGATGTATCTGTAATTGAAGGAGTAATGGGGTATTATGATGGATTTGGTGGTGATTCAAATTATGCTAGTACGCATCATGTAGCTTCTATTACCAAATCTCCTGTAATTTTGATTCTTGATGCAAGTAAAACTGCTCGCTCCATTGCAGCAACAGCCTTGGGATTTCAAAAATTTCATAAAAATTCTAGAATTACAGGCATAATTCTTAATAAAATAGGTAGTAAAAAACATGAAAATCTGTGCAGACAAGCTTTACAAAAAACAAAACTTCCTATTGTAGGTGTAATTCCAAAAAATCCTAATCTTAACCTTGAATCAAGACATCTTGGACTATTTTCTACTTTAGATAACAAAACATTGTATAACAAAATTCAAAAAATCTCAAAAACTATTTCAAAAAATTTAGATATTGAACAAATTATTAAAATTTTAAAAAATACTTCTCATCTTCAAAAAATCTCAAAACCTTCTCATAAAAAACCAAAAACAACAATTGCAATAGCATTAGATACATCCTTTAATTTCTATTATCAAGATAATTTAGAATCTCTTAGAAGAGAAGGAGCATTATTGAAATTTTTTAGTCCTGTTAATGATACAAAAATTCCAAAATGTGACGGACTATACATTGGAGGTGGATTTCCAGAAGTTTTAGGATCTAAATTAGCAAAAAATCAAACTATGAAAAAACTAATCAAAAACCTTGCTGAAGACAATCTTCCAATATATGCTGAATGTGGTGGATTGATGTATCTTACAAAATCTATTTCCTCAGAAAATAAAAAGTACAAAATGGTAGGTGTTTTTGATGCAGAAACCTACATGACAAAAAGAATGAAACTAAATTACACCAAAGGAAAAATTAATCCTTCAATAATTTCTGAAAGATCACACAGTATTCAAGGCCATGAATTTCATTACTCAAAACTAAATTCTGTATCTACTGATTCAAAATTTGCTTATGAATTAGAAATTGGTGACGGAATAAAGAATCACAAAGATGGATTAATCCAATACAATTCTCTGGCATCTTATGGACACCTTTATTTTGATAGTTTTAATTATGCGGAAAATTTTGTTAAAAATTGTATAAAATATTCAAGAAGCTGA
- a CDS encoding precorrin-8X methylmutase → MQTEKGQSIEDASMQMIEDEIGSHPYNEKEWPIVRRIIHSTADFDFADKNKIIFHKEAIESGMKALKNGCSIVVDVNGVIGGLNKQNPKDFGNDIVCNISKPEIMELAKKEGKTRSQVSMRAAKSDIDEGIVAIGNAPTALQEVIKMVKEGIVKPALIIGIPVGFICAAESKEELSRLEEAPFITNLGRKGGSSSASAIINAIFKLIRAESAS, encoded by the coding sequence ATGCAAACTGAAAAAGGTCAATCAATTGAAGATGCAAGCATGCAAATGATTGAAGATGAAATTGGTTCTCATCCATACAATGAAAAGGAATGGCCAATTGTAAGAAGAATTATTCATTCTACAGCAGATTTTGATTTTGCAGATAAAAATAAAATAATTTTTCATAAGGAAGCAATTGAAAGCGGAATGAAAGCTTTGAAGAATGGTTGCAGTATCGTAGTAGATGTCAACGGGGTAATTGGAGGCCTCAATAAACAAAATCCAAAAGATTTTGGAAATGATATTGTTTGTAATATCTCAAAACCCGAAATTATGGAATTGGCAAAAAAAGAGGGAAAAACACGCTCTCAGGTATCCATGAGGGCTGCAAAATCAGATATTGATGAAGGAATTGTAGCAATAGGAAATGCGCCTACAGCCTTACAAGAGGTGATAAAGATGGTAAAAGAAGGAATTGTCAAGCCTGCACTAATCATAGGTATTCCAGTAGGCTTTATCTGCGCTGCAGAATCAAAAGAAGAATTATCTAGATTAGAAGAGGCGCCATTTATCACAAATTTGGGTAGAAAAGGAGGTAGTTCCTCAGCTTCAGCAATAATAAATGCAATTTTCAAGTTAATTCGAGCAGAATCAGCTTCTTGA
- a CDS encoding sirohydrochlorin chelatase, translating to MKRGLLIIDRGSREREASEELETICTGIKAKGDYVFTDYCFLEVEPPYIEDGISKCLKEDIDSLTIVPYFLYPGKKVKIAVTDVMKLQKDTQVKFLITKPMSMHKTLVDIVENRVTTTLKENNITLPNTDVDVMIIGHGSKDPNAQMSLNYIVDELKNSYRNVSRCWLEIEQPDIFEGIKKCEKDEPKVLVIVFYFLHEGAHVKTDINNDLIPALKDSNLKDTFITKHIGADEKIIDLIIERAKEVEDAN from the coding sequence TTGAAGCGAGGATTATTGATTATTGATAGAGGTAGTAGAGAAAGGGAGGCATCAGAGGAATTAGAGACTATTTGTACTGGAATTAAGGCTAAAGGAGACTATGTTTTTACGGATTATTGCTTTTTAGAAGTTGAACCACCATACATTGAGGATGGTATTTCAAAATGTCTCAAAGAAGATATTGATTCACTAACAATAGTACCGTATTTTCTATATCCAGGAAAAAAGGTCAAGATTGCTGTTACTGATGTAATGAAATTACAAAAAGATACACAAGTGAAATTTCTAATAACTAAACCAATGAGTATGCACAAAACTTTGGTAGATATTGTTGAGAATAGAGTCACAACTACACTCAAAGAAAATAATATTACATTACCTAATACAGATGTTGATGTTATGATAATTGGTCATGGCAGTAAAGATCCTAATGCACAAATGTCATTAAATTATATAGTTGATGAGTTAAAAAATTCTTACAGAAATGTAAGTCGTTGTTGGTTAGAAATTGAACAACCAGATATTTTTGAAGGAATTAAAAAATGTGAGAAAGATGAACCAAAAGTTTTGGTAATTGTATTTTATTTCTTACATGAGGGTGCACATGTTAAAACTGATATCAATAATGACTTAATTCCAGCTCTAAAAGATTCTAATCTCAAAGATACTTTTATTACAAAACATATTGGGGCTGATGAAAAAATCATTGATTTAATTATTGAAAGAGCAAAGGAGGTTGAAGATGCAAACTGA